CCGCGCAGGTAGGCGTAGCCCGCCGGGGTGCAGATGTAGCCGCGCACCACGTCGCGCTGGGGCTGGCTGAGCCGGACCTTGGCCACCAGGCCGGAGGCGAAGGCGTCGTAGAGGTTGGCGCGGGCGTGATGCTTGAGGATGTATGACTTGGGCACCGCCTCCCCCATGAAGGAGAGGCGCGAGGCCAGGTACACGTCCTTGACCAGCCTGTCGGTGGCCGTGGGGTGGTGCGGCGGCTCCTCCTGGGTGTAGGCCCGCCACATCAGGCGGCCTTCCTCGCTGAAGCGCACGCCCTTGATCTTCTGCCCGAAGGACCGGAGCTTCACCTTCTCCAGCACGCCGTCCTTGAGCAGCTTCCCGGCGGCCTTCCCATCGAAGAACAGGACGTGCTCCTCGGGGGTTATCCCCTGATATTTCTTGATCTTGTCGAACTGGTCCACAACCCGCAGCAGCAGGGCCTCGGATTCTGAGAACTCGCGCATGGCATCCCTCCCCAGGGGTGACGGTGCGAGCACGATACGAAAAACGGCCCTGGGCGTGGTTACGGGAGTGTGACGGGGGCCACGCCGCGTGTGACATTTGCAGAAACGCGGGGCGGAAAAGCAAAAGGCCAGGCATTTCTGCCTGGCCTTGCATGATCGGTGGTGCCGAAGAGAGGACTCGAACCTCCACGGAGTTGCCCCCACTAGACCCTGAACCTAGCGTGTCTACCAATTCCACCACTTCGGCGCGGGAGAGAGGCTTCTAACAGCGGCGGGCGAGAGGATCAAGTGGAAATCGAGGGTCTGTGGAGGTTTTTTGCCGCCCCCCGCAAAAGCGGAAAGGCCAGGCATTTCTGCCTGGCCTTACCTGAAAAGGGTGGTGCCGAAGAGAGGACTCGAACCTCCACGGAGTTGCCCCCACTAGACCCTGAACCTAGCGTGTCTACCAATTCCACCACTTCGGCACGGGAGAAACGCTTCTATGCGCCTCCGAAGTGTTTGGCAAGCCCTTTTTTATGCCCCTGTGATTTTTACTCGGTTGATGCCGCCGCACGTTTCATATACCTCCTGGTGCGGGCATCCCGCCCCTCTGGAACCCCCATGATCGTAGCCCGAACATTCGACGAACTTGAAGGCGTCCTCAACGGATGCTGCCTGACCATAGGCAATTTCGACGGCGTCCACGTGGCGCACCAGAAACTCCTGGCCCGCACCCGCGAACGCGCCAAGGCCCTGAACGTGGTCAGCCTGGCCCTCACCTTCGAGCCGCACCCCCGCAGCGTGCTCCTTGGCAAGAACGACCCCCCGCGCCTGACCACACCCGAGGTCAAGCTGGAGCTCATCGCCGCCACCGGCATCGAGGCCTGCATGGTCCTGGCCTTCACCAGGGCCTTCGCCGCCCTGGAGCCGCAGGACTTCGTGCGCGACTGCCTGGTGCGCGAACTGGGCATGCGCGAGCTCATCATCGGGCACGACTGGGCCTTCGGCAAAGGCCGCAAGGGCGACTACAACACCCTCTCCGCCCTGGGGCGCGAGCTGGGCTTCGCCGTGGAGCGCCTCGGCCCCGTGCTGGTGGACGACGCCGTGGTCAGCTCCACGCGCATCCGCGACATGCTTGGCGCGGGCGACGTCTGGGACGCCAAGCCCCTGCTGGGGCGCTTCCACAAGGTGCGCGGCGAGGTCATCCACGGGGCGGACCGGGGCGGCAAGCTCCTGGGCTTCCCCACGGCCAACGTCAACGCCCAGGGGCAGCTGCTGCCCATGGGCGGGGTGTACGCCGTGTGGGTGACGCGCGGGGAGGACGTCTGGGCCGGGGTGGCCAACCTGGGCACCAACCCCACCTTCGGCGGCGGGGCGCTCTCAGTGGAGGCGCACATCTTCGACTACGCGGGCGACCTCTACGGCAAGGAGGTGGACCTGCACTTCGTCCAGCGCCTGCGCGCCGAGAAGAAATTCTCCGGCATCGATGAGCTCAAGGCCCGCATCGCCGAGGACGTGCGGCTGGCCAAGAGGATTCTGGCCGCGCCGGAATCCGCGCTGTAGGGCGCGGAGGGAACGGCGGAGGGATACAGAGGATAATAGCCTCCGGCGGGCAAAGGGAGTTCCTCCCTTTGCAATCCCTTTCCGCTTCGCGTTGGGGGCGGAGGGATTCAGCGCTATTGGCGGCATTGTCTTCTTCGCGGGTGATGGGGTGTCCCCTTCGGCTTTGTCCCGCCCACGTTATTTCCGACGTCTGCGGCAACGCGCTCAAGCCTCCCCTTCACGGCACATCCGCGCTGAACCATATCGGGTGGGTGATCTGCCGTGTTGAGCCCCGGCCAAGGATATTCTTTCGATATGTCCGACGGCCGGGGCTCAGGACGGCAGGCCACCCAACTTGAAACAACACAATGTAAAAAGGCCGGTCCTCTCGGACCGGCCTTTCTTCATTCCATCTTCGCGCGCTCAGGCACGCACCCAAGCGAACGTCCGTAATTATATGGGATTCCAAAGGGAGGAACTCCCTTTGGCCGCCGGAGGCTTCACCCCGGCAAACCTCCCCTCATCCGGCCCTATTTGGCCTCCACGAACTTACCGCCCTTCACGGTGACCATCACCATGGAGTCCGTGGTCAGCCCGTTGTGGTCCTGCGGGGTGGTGTTGAACACGCCGGACACACCCACCACGCCCTTCAGGTTCTGAAGCGCGTCGCGCAGGGGCTCCCTCTCGGGCTTGCCCGCCTTCTTGAGCCCCTCCACCAGCAGGGTCAGCGCGTCGGCGGCATAGCCGGAGTGGGTATTCATGGGGAATTTGGCCTGCAGGCCCTGGTCCGCGTAGTTCTTGACGAAGGCCGCGATGACCTCCTTCTGGGGGTCGCCCGCGGGCAGGCTCTCGGCCACCATGAGCTTGGTGGCGGGCATGACCACGCCCTCGGCGTTCTCGCCCGCCAGCTTGAGGAAGTTGGCCCCGGCGATGCCGTGGGACTCGACCAGCAGGGGCTTGTCCCCGGGCAGGGCGGCGAAGTTCTTGGCCGCGATGGCGGCGGCGGGCCCGATGGTCCAGATCACCACGGCCTGGGGTTTGGCCATGACGACCTTGAAGGCCTCGGCCGAGAAGTCGGTGCCCTTTGAGTCGATGTTCTCCTCGGCCACGATGGTGATGCCGTTGGCCTGGGCCAGGGCCTTGAGCGCGTCGGAGCCGTCCTGGCCGAAGGGGTCCTTGGCGGTGAGCAGGGCGACCTTGGTCAGGTTGTGGGCCTTGAGGTGGGCGTAGATCTTCTCCACGGCGGTGTTGGTGCGCTGGGGCACCTTGAAGGTCCAGTCGAAGGGGCCGTACTTGCCGCCAGCCACGATGGCGTCGCCGCCCACGGTCATGATGGTGGGAATCTTCTGCTCCTCGGTGTACTTCTTCACGGCCATGCCCTCACCCGTGGAGGTGGGCCCGATGAGCGCCAGCACCCCGTCGGACTCCACCAACTGGCGGGCCATGCGCAGGGCCACCTCGGGGGTGGACTGGGTGTCGTAGGCGATCATCTTGAGCGGACGGCCGAGGATGCCGCCCTTGTCGTTGATCTGCTTGAGGGTCATCTCGGCCACCAGGCGCGTGGCGGTGCCAATTTCGGCGGTGGGGCCGGATTCCGCGAAGATGCCGCCTATCAGGATGGGTTCCGCTGCGAAGGCGCTGCCCGTCAGGCAGAGCAGGACAACAAGGGACAAGAACAAACGCGGCATACGTCCTCCGGATGGTGATTGGTTTCGGAGGCTTTACACTCGTTTCGCCGCAGGGGCAACCAGGCGCGGCAGCCAGGCCAGGCCGCCCGTCTCCCGCCAGTAGCCCGCCAGCAGGGCCGTCGCCAGGATCAGGCCGTGCACCAGCATGGTGGCTTCGCCCAGGGAATGGAACGAGGAGATGAGCGCCTCCAAAAGGACGACGGCCAGGAGCGGGCGCACCAGGCGGCCCGGCCCGCCGATGACCAGGAAGAGCAGCGTCTTGAGGGAGAGGCCCAGGTCGAACTGCCCGGGGCTGATGAACCCCGTGGAGTTGGCCAGCACCATGCCCGCCAGGGCGGAGAAGGCCCCGCCGATGCCGAAGGACACGGCCCGCACGCCCAGGCGGTCGATGCCGCAGGAGGAAGCCGCCAGGGAGTCGTCCTTGCAGGCCAGCAGGGCGCGGCCCAGGCGCGAATCGCGCACGGCGGCGAAGATGTAGCCACCGAGGGCAAGCAGGAAGAGCAGTGCGGCGAAGTTGGCCCGGTCGCCCTTGAGCTCGCCCAGCAGGGGCAGGGAGGGGCTCACTGAGACCATCATGCCGTTGGACCCGCCGGTCAGGGGGGCGAAGGCCAGCACCAGGTTCACGAAGATCAGGCAGAGGCAGAGCGTGGCCATGGCCAGGAAGCCCTCGCCGAGCTTCTCAAGGGGCTTGCTGATCCAGGCGGCGGCGAAGAAGGCGCAGGAGGCCACCGCGGGCACGATGACGAGCGTGCCCTGCGGCAACAGCGAATGCAGGATCACGGAGCCGTAGGCGCCCAGGCCGCAGAACGCGCCCGAGGCCATGGAGGCCTGCCCGCCCAGGCCCAGGCAGAAATTGAGCGCCAGCACGTTGAGCGCCAGGAACAGGTGCTGGTTCAGCGCCAGCAGGTGCACGTTGGGCAGGAACGCCCCCACCAGGGCCACGGCGGCCAGGAAGGCGGCCAGGGAGCGGACTTCGCGGCGCACCGGCTAGACCTTCTGCTGCCTGCTCTGCGGGGTGGGGGCCAGCACCAGCAGGGCCACCAGCAGGGAATAGGTCAGCGTCTCCTTGAGGTCGGCGCTGAAGGCCAGGGTCAGGCAGGCTTCGATGACGCCCAGCAGCAGCCCGCCGCAGAAGACTTTGCCCAGTGAGGTGTAGCCGCCCAGGGTGGCGGCCACGAAGCCCTTGAGGCCCAGGCCGAAGCCCATGTCGTAACGCAGCATGGTCTGGGGGCCGATGGCCATGGCGGCCAGGGCCGAGAGGATGCCCGAGAGCGCGAAGGAGAGGGCCTGGGCGCGCACAGGGTTCACGCCCTGCAGCCGGGCGGCCAGCGCGTTCATGGAGACGGCGCGGATGGCGCGCCCCGTGCGGGTGAGGCCCAGGAAGGCCGAGAGCACGGCCACGCTGGCCACGGCCAGCACCAGGGCGGTGACGGTGTTGGGCCCGAGGAACACCGGGCCCATGCGCAGCGCGGGCATGGCGACGAACTGTTCGAGCTTGAGCGGGTTCTTGCCCCAGATGAGCACCGCCGCGCCCTGCCAGATCAGGCTGGCGGCCACGGTGAGCATGAGCTGGCGCAGGGGCTGGGCCAGGAGCATCACGCCGAGCGTGGTGGAGTAGAGCAGGTGGCCCAGCAGGAACCCGAACACGCCGGTGGCCAGCAGGGCGGAGACAGGGCCGAGCTGGAGGGTCTGCGACAGGCTGAAAAGCACAAGTCCGCCCAGGAGGAGAAGCTCCCCCTGGGCGAAATTGATGAGCCTGCTCGAATTGTAGATCAGGCAGAAGCCCAGGGCCATCAATCCGTAGACCGCTCCGAGAGCCAGCCCCGAGTTGACGGCCTGGGCCAGGTACAGAACCAGCACGCGCGCGAGGGTGCGGCGGGCTAGTTGCCCACCTCGTCCATGTTGCCGAACTTCACGCCCTTCTGGATGGACTCCAGGTCAAGCGGGTAGGCCACCACGATGGTCCGCCTGTTCTTGATCCCTGCGGGGCCGGGGAAGGTGTTCATGCACACCACAAGGTTCTGGACCTTGCTCTGGTCGATGTCGGCCACGTCGTAGCCCACGATGGTGCCCTTGAGGCGGCGGGTCTTCCACTTGAGGTTCAGGCCCACGCCGTCCCAGCCCAGGGAGTGGATCTCGCCCTGGGAGAAGAGGCGGAAGTTCTCGAAGAACTGGGAGGCCACGGAGATGTTGCGGCTCACCAGCAGCTCGGACTTCTTGTCGTTGCCGAGGATGGCGGGCACCAGCGGCAGCGGGATGTAGTAGTAGCTCCAGAGGTAGTTCTCGTTGGGGGCGGCGGTGGGGGGCATGAGGCTGTCATGCTCGATGCCCATGCTGGACCCGGCGTACTGCTCCTCGGTCTTGGCGATGGCGTCGTTGCGGCCGCTGTACACTTCCAGGCGGTCGTTGTCGTCGAGCACCACCAGCTTGTATCCGGCCTCCTCGGGCAGGTAGGCGAAGTTGAAGGGGTTGGCCTTGTGCGGCAGGCTCAGGCGCGGGCCGGCGGTCAGGACGCCGTTGGCGTAGCTCATTTCGTGCACGCCGCCGGTGAACACTTCCTTGGAGTCGCCCTTGGCGCCCACGAGCTGCTTCTGGTAGCGCGGGGGCAGCTTCACGGCGGAGAGGTACCAGGGCAGGCGCTCGGCCTCGGCCACCAGCTTGTTGCCCTCAAGGCGCAGGATGGTGGACTGGGGCAGCTTGTTGAAGAAGCCGGAGACCACCAGCTTGTTGCCCTTCTCCGCTCCCAGCGGCAGGATGGAGGCGCGCACCAGCTTCACGCGGGTGGAGCCTTCCCATTTGGCCACCGGGGCCAGCTGCCTCTCCTGGAAGCGGTAGACGTAGACTTCACTGTTGGAGAAGAGCACCACCTCGTTCTGGCCGTCGCCGTCCAGGTCGCCGAGGGCCATGCCGTTGGCGGCGTAGGGCAGGGTCTGGCTGCGCCAGGAGCCGGGGGTGTCGGTGTTGCCCGCGTAGCGGAAATTGGGGTTCAGATAAACCTGCTGGTTCTCGGCGGTCTGGTTGACCACGAAGGCGGGGTTCATCTGGTTCACGGACTGGACGGGCTGCCCGGTCTTGGGGTCGCGGGCGGCCTCGACGCGGTTGAACACCTGGGCGTTGATCTCCCTGGCCAGGCCCTCCATGGTGGGGATCATGGTGTTGAGCTTGGTCTGGGCGCTCTTGGCGGTCAGCTGGCCCTTGGAGTCCAGCACCTTGACGTCGAGGCTGGCGTCGTCGCCGGCGATGGTCATGGAGCCGAACACCGCATAGTCGGCCTTGAGCGCGGCCATGGCGGCCTTGGCCTCGGACTCGGAGCGCGGTGCGGCCTTGACCTTCTGGTCGATGGCGGACTTGTCCGTGGGCTGGAGCTTGCCCTGCCAGGTCAGGCGGGAGACGAGCATGTCCTGCACGCCCTGGGACAGGTAGGCGAATTTTTCGGGGCCGTTCACGGCGAAGGGCAGCACGGCGAAGGTTTTCACCTGGGCCATTGCGGCGGAAGCAGTCAGGAGAAGGGCCAGTGCGGCCAGAAATACCACGCGGGCGCGGATCATGCGGGAACCTCCATGGAGCATGGGCAAGCCAGCCCGGCTCTGCCGGGCGGCAAGGCTGTTAGCATTATCGTACAGGCGAGGCAAAAGAAATGTGTTGGGCCTTCCCGAGGGGTATGGAGGGCTTAATCACGGCACCCCAGTGATATGGACAACATTTCATCATTTTGCTCCCGCCTCCGGACGCCAGGGTTGCTCAACAGACGCTGCCCGAAGCCGTCCGGTTACGCCCGTCGCGCAAGGCGCTTGCCAAGCGTGCGGGCTTGGGCCATGTTGCGGCCGTGGCCCGATCCTTCCGCATCGTCTGCGATCCCGAAGCCGTCCCCCGGGTGGAAGCCCTCCTGGAGGCGCAGGGGTACGCCTTCGAACCCGAACCGTTCAGCCCCTGGTGCCGCAGGCTCACCCACGAGCCCGCGCCCCTCGGCTCGTCCCTGGCGGCCCGTTTCGGGCTGATCTACATCCAGGACCGCTCCTCCATGCTGCCACCCCTGGCGCTGGACCCGCCCCCCGGCTCCGCCGTGCTGGACATGTGCGCCAGCCCGGGCGGCAAGACCTCCTTCCTGGCCCAGCTGGCGGGGCGGGAGGGCTACGTGCTCGGCAACGAGCCCAGCGCCGACCGTCTGGCCACCCTGCGCCAGAACCTGGCCCGCCTGAACCTGGCACAGGCCGTGAGCACGGGCAGCAAGGGGCAGGATCTGGCCCTGCCCCCGGGCGGCTTCTCCTACATCCTGCTGGACCCGCCCTGCAGCGGATGGGGCACCGCGGACAAGAACCCGCAGGTGCTCACCCTCTGGAAGCCGGAGAAGGTGGAGCCGCTGACCTCGCTGCAGCGCGAGCTGCTGGCCAAGGCCGCCTCGCTGCTGGCCCCGGGCGGGCGGCTCCTGTATTCCACCTGCACCACAAACCGCGCCGAAAACGAGGACCAGGCCGTCTGGGCCGCCAGCGAGCTGGGGCTCGAACCCCTGCCCCTGGCCCCGTTCCCGGGGTTTTCCTTCCACGAGCCCCAGGACCCGGCAGCGGCCGGGACCCTGCGCGTCGACGGCGAGAGCTCCGAGGCCCAGGGATTCTATTTGGCGCTGTTCACCAAACCGGAATCGGCCCGGCTCCCGGAAACCGAACCCGAGCCGGAGGAAGCCGCACCCAGGCGGCGCTCCTGGCGCGATCCCCGGGGTGTCGCGGGCAAGGGCCCAGGCTCCGCGCCGGGCACCGCGCCGGACATGCTGGCCAAGGCCCGGGCCGGAGCGCCCGACCTGGCCTGGGACCGGCTGCCCGAAGGCGGCGCCGAGATGTTCAAGGACGAGCTCTGCTTCGTGCCCGGACGCGGCGCGGGGCTGTTGCCCGTGCGGCGCAAGGGGCAGCGCCTCGGGCGCATGGCCGGGGACGGGTTCCGGCCCTGGGCCAGGGCCAGGCTGCTGCTGCCCCCCGCCGGGAGCGGCCCGGAGCTGGACGCGGACGAACCCGAGACGGTGACGGCCCTGCTGGAGGGGCGCAGCATCACCGTGGAGGGAGGCTCGGGCCGCATGGGGCTTTATTTCAGGGGCCTGCCCCTGGGGTTTCTGACCGTGAAGGGCGGCCGCGCCCTCTGGTCCGACAGATGACCGCCCGCCGGGGCTGACCGCCGGGCAAGCACCGACCAGGAACACCATGATACGTTACGCAATGCCTAGAACCCGCCTGCGCCAGTCCGCCAGGAGCGGACCCGCCGAACGCAGGCGCTTCCACTTTCACAGCATCCCCAAGGACATCCGTATGATCGGCATCTACCGTCGTCTTGGACGCCTCTTCGACCCTGTGAGCGGCCGCGCCCTGATCCTCCCTCTGGATCACGGCGTGGGCGAAGGCATGATCCCCGGCCTGGAGGCCGTGGGCAAGCTCACCGAGATGGTCCG
This genomic stretch from Fundidesulfovibrio soli harbors:
- a CDS encoding bifunctional riboflavin kinase/FAD synthetase, producing the protein MIVARTFDELEGVLNGCCLTIGNFDGVHVAHQKLLARTRERAKALNVVSLALTFEPHPRSVLLGKNDPPRLTTPEVKLELIAATGIEACMVLAFTRAFAALEPQDFVRDCLVRELGMRELIIGHDWAFGKGRKGDYNTLSALGRELGFAVERLGPVLVDDAVVSSTRIRDMLGAGDVWDAKPLLGRFHKVRGEVIHGADRGGKLLGFPTANVNAQGQLLPMGGVYAVWVTRGEDVWAGVANLGTNPTFGGGALSVEAHIFDYAGDLYGKEVDLHFVQRLRAEKKFSGIDELKARIAEDVRLAKRILAAPESAL
- a CDS encoding ABC transporter substrate-binding protein; the protein is MPRLFLSLVVLLCLTGSAFAAEPILIGGIFAESGPTAEIGTATRLVAEMTLKQINDKGGILGRPLKMIAYDTQSTPEVALRMARQLVESDGVLALIGPTSTGEGMAVKKYTEEQKIPTIMTVGGDAIVAGGKYGPFDWTFKVPQRTNTAVEKIYAHLKAHNLTKVALLTAKDPFGQDGSDALKALAQANGITIVAEENIDSKGTDFSAEAFKVVMAKPQAVVIWTIGPAAAIAAKNFAALPGDKPLLVESHGIAGANFLKLAGENAEGVVMPATKLMVAESLPAGDPQKEVIAAFVKNYADQGLQAKFPMNTHSGYAADALTLLVEGLKKAGKPEREPLRDALQNLKGVVGVSGVFNTTPQDHNGLTTDSMVMVTVKGGKFVEAK
- a CDS encoding branched-chain amino acid ABC transporter permease, whose translation is MRREVRSLAAFLAAVALVGAFLPNVHLLALNQHLFLALNVLALNFCLGLGGQASMASGAFCGLGAYGSVILHSLLPQGTLVIVPAVASCAFFAAAWISKPLEKLGEGFLAMATLCLCLIFVNLVLAFAPLTGGSNGMMVSVSPSLPLLGELKGDRANFAALLFLLALGGYIFAAVRDSRLGRALLACKDDSLAASSCGIDRLGVRAVSFGIGGAFSALAGMVLANSTGFISPGQFDLGLSLKTLLFLVIGGPGRLVRPLLAVVLLEALISSFHSLGEATMLVHGLILATALLAGYWRETGGLAWLPRLVAPAAKRV
- a CDS encoding branched-chain amino acid ABC transporter permease, which encodes MLVLYLAQAVNSGLALGAVYGLMALGFCLIYNSSRLINFAQGELLLLGGLVLFSLSQTLQLGPVSALLATGVFGFLLGHLLYSTTLGVMLLAQPLRQLMLTVAASLIWQGAAVLIWGKNPLKLEQFVAMPALRMGPVFLGPNTVTALVLAVASVAVLSAFLGLTRTGRAIRAVSMNALAARLQGVNPVRAQALSFALSGILSALAAMAIGPQTMLRYDMGFGLGLKGFVAATLGGYTSLGKVFCGGLLLGVIEACLTLAFSADLKETLTYSLLVALLVLAPTPQSRQQKV
- a CDS encoding VCBS repeat-containing protein, with the protein product MIRARVVFLAALALLLTASAAMAQVKTFAVLPFAVNGPEKFAYLSQGVQDMLVSRLTWQGKLQPTDKSAIDQKVKAAPRSESEAKAAMAALKADYAVFGSMTIAGDDASLDVKVLDSKGQLTAKSAQTKLNTMIPTMEGLAREINAQVFNRVEAARDPKTGQPVQSVNQMNPAFVVNQTAENQQVYLNPNFRYAGNTDTPGSWRSQTLPYAANGMALGDLDGDGQNEVVLFSNSEVYVYRFQERQLAPVAKWEGSTRVKLVRASILPLGAEKGNKLVVSGFFNKLPQSTILRLEGNKLVAEAERLPWYLSAVKLPPRYQKQLVGAKGDSKEVFTGGVHEMSYANGVLTAGPRLSLPHKANPFNFAYLPEEAGYKLVVLDDNDRLEVYSGRNDAIAKTEEQYAGSSMGIEHDSLMPPTAAPNENYLWSYYYIPLPLVPAILGNDKKSELLVSRNISVASQFFENFRLFSQGEIHSLGWDGVGLNLKWKTRRLKGTIVGYDVADIDQSKVQNLVVCMNTFPGPAGIKNRRTIVVAYPLDLESIQKGVKFGNMDEVGN
- a CDS encoding RsmB/NOP family class I SAM-dependent RNA methyltransferase; amino-acid sequence: MARSFRIVCDPEAVPRVEALLEAQGYAFEPEPFSPWCRRLTHEPAPLGSSLAARFGLIYIQDRSSMLPPLALDPPPGSAVLDMCASPGGKTSFLAQLAGREGYVLGNEPSADRLATLRQNLARLNLAQAVSTGSKGQDLALPPGGFSYILLDPPCSGWGTADKNPQVLTLWKPEKVEPLTSLQRELLAKAASLLAPGGRLLYSTCTTNRAENEDQAVWAASELGLEPLPLAPFPGFSFHEPQDPAAAGTLRVDGESSEAQGFYLALFTKPESARLPETEPEPEEAAPRRRSWRDPRGVAGKGPGSAPGTAPDMLAKARAGAPDLAWDRLPEGGAEMFKDELCFVPGRGAGLLPVRRKGQRLGRMAGDGFRPWARARLLLPPAGSGPELDADEPETVTALLEGRSITVEGGSGRMGLYFRGLPLGFLTVKGGRALWSDR